The Flavobacterium commune genome contains a region encoding:
- a CDS encoding Crp/Fnr family transcriptional regulator, with protein MRGITTDCTSCINANCFIKKHLHLEKMQDFVLEKTNYTCKKGQQFMIEGAPMQGLYFIYKGKVKVLKTGIYGKEQIVRLTTDGDTLGFRGFGTSNRYLVAASAIEDTVLCNFSNDVMHSILKSIPEFTYDMMLFYAEELNKSENRVKKIAQMNVRERVIDILLYLLKKFGHTNNLLNINLSRKEIADFAGTTDEQVTRILSSLKKEGVIKIVNKKIGLLQVDKLNNEIIEHK; from the coding sequence ATGAGAGGAATTACTACCGACTGTACTAGCTGTATCAATGCCAATTGCTTTATTAAAAAACATTTGCATCTGGAAAAGATGCAGGATTTTGTTTTAGAAAAAACCAATTATACCTGCAAAAAAGGACAACAATTCATGATTGAAGGTGCTCCTATGCAAGGACTTTATTTTATATACAAAGGAAAAGTAAAGGTTCTAAAAACAGGTATTTACGGAAAAGAACAAATTGTGCGTCTTACAACCGATGGAGATACGTTGGGATTCAGGGGTTTTGGAACCAGTAACCGTTATTTAGTGGCTGCTTCGGCTATTGAAGACACTGTTTTATGCAATTTCAGTAATGATGTGATGCACTCCATTCTTAAATCGATTCCGGAATTTACCTATGACATGATGCTTTTTTATGCGGAAGAATTGAATAAAAGTGAAAACAGGGTCAAAAAAATCGCCCAAATGAATGTGCGCGAAAGAGTTATCGACATCTTATTGTACTTACTTAAAAAATTCGGCCACACTAATAACCTGCTAAATATCAATCTTTCAAGAAAAGAAATCGCCGATTTTGCCGGAACTACCGATGAACAGGTTACACGTATTCTTTCCAGTTTAAAGAAAGAAGGTGTTATCAAAATAGTCAATAAAAAAATTGGTTTATTGCAGGTGGACAAGCTGAATAACGAAATTATAGAGCATAAATAA
- the fumC gene encoding class II fumarate hydratase: MNYRIEKDTMGEVQVPADKYWGAQTERSRNNFKIGTSASMPVEIIYGFAYLKKAAAYTNCDLGVLPIEKRDAIAAVCDEILTGKLDDQFPLVIWQTGSGTQSNMNLNEVIANRAQVLQGFEIGQGEQFIKANDDVNKSQSSNDTFPTAMHITAYKSIIDITIPGIEKLKNTLDAKAKEFATVIKIGRTHLMDATPLTLGQELSGYVAQLNHGLKALKNTLAHLSEIALGGTAVGTGLNTPEGYDVKVAEYIAQFTGLPFISAQNKFEALAAHDAIVESHGALKQLAVSLNKIANDIRMLASGPRSGIGEILIPENEPGSSIMPGKVNPTQCEALTMVCAQIMGNDVAISVGGMQGHYELNVFKPLMAANFLQSARLLGDACVSFDEHCAQGIEPNYKRIKELVDNSLMLVTALNTKIGYYKAAEIAQTAHKNGTTLKEEAIRLGYVTAEDFDNWVKPEDMV, translated from the coding sequence ATGAACTACCGAATAGAAAAAGATACCATGGGCGAAGTGCAAGTACCTGCCGACAAATACTGGGGCGCACAAACCGAGCGTTCCCGAAACAATTTCAAAATAGGTACATCGGCATCAATGCCTGTGGAAATTATCTATGGTTTTGCTTATCTTAAAAAAGCGGCTGCTTACACCAATTGTGATTTGGGTGTTTTACCCATCGAAAAACGGGATGCGATTGCGGCTGTTTGCGATGAAATCCTTACAGGAAAACTGGACGACCAATTTCCTTTGGTTATCTGGCAAACAGGTTCCGGAACACAAAGCAACATGAACCTAAACGAAGTGATTGCCAATAGAGCACAAGTTTTACAAGGATTTGAAATTGGTCAAGGAGAACAATTTATCAAAGCCAATGACGATGTCAATAAATCCCAATCGTCTAATGACACCTTCCCTACTGCCATGCACATTACAGCTTATAAATCCATTATTGACATCACCATTCCGGGAATTGAAAAGTTAAAAAACACATTAGATGCTAAAGCAAAAGAATTTGCTACTGTTATAAAAATAGGTCGTACCCATTTAATGGATGCCACTCCGCTGACATTAGGACAGGAACTTTCAGGTTATGTGGCGCAATTAAATCATGGATTAAAAGCACTAAAAAACACCTTAGCCCATTTATCCGAAATTGCTTTAGGCGGAACAGCAGTTGGAACAGGATTAAATACGCCCGAAGGTTATGATGTAAAAGTGGCGGAATACATTGCGCAATTCACGGGATTACCCTTTATAAGTGCTCAAAACAAATTTGAAGCTTTAGCGGCTCACGATGCTATTGTGGAATCGCATGGAGCTTTGAAACAACTGGCGGTTTCATTAAATAAAATTGCCAATGATATTCGAATGCTGGCTTCGGGACCACGCTCTGGAATTGGAGAAATCCTGATTCCTGAAAACGAACCCGGTTCATCCATCATGCCCGGAAAAGTCAATCCAACCCAATGTGAAGCTTTGACTATGGTTTGCGCCCAAATCATGGGAAATGATGTTGCCATTAGCGTTGGCGGAATGCAAGGTCACTATGAATTGAACGTTTTTAAACCTTTAATGGCTGCTAATTTTCTTCAATCGGCTCGATTGCTTGGCGATGCCTGTGTTTCGTTTGATGAACATTGTGCTCAAGGCATTGAACCAAATTACAAACGCATCAAAGAATTAGTTGATAATTCGTTGATGTTAGTTACCGCGTTAAACACTAAAATAGGCTATTACAAAGCCGCAGAAATTGCCCAAACTGCCCATAAAAACGGAACTACTCTCAAAGAAGAAGCCATTCGTTTGGGGTATGTAACTGCGGAAGATTTTGACAATTGGGTAAAACCAGAAGATATGGTTTAA
- a CDS encoding HAD family hydrolase, which produces MKYKCIIFDCDGVLVDSEAISIGTLVSMAKLHGAIIDETEAHQLFLGKSLEFCFDYIADLANKKLPADFEEEFRARTFEAFQKHLKPIKGIHELLAKINVPIGVASNGPADKIRLNLTTTQLIDKFEGNIFSAYDINSWKPNPELYLHAAKTMGFEVKDCVIIEDSPAGVQAALAGGFDVFGFTNHANFDALQQMNIPLFDDMTQLNLLLQ; this is translated from the coding sequence ATGAAATACAAATGCATCATTTTTGATTGCGATGGCGTACTGGTAGATAGCGAAGCTATTTCTATTGGTACCTTAGTCAGCATGGCGAAATTACATGGAGCAATCATTGATGAAACCGAAGCACACCAATTGTTTTTAGGGAAATCACTTGAATTTTGTTTTGACTATATTGCTGATTTGGCCAACAAAAAATTACCAGCTGATTTTGAAGAGGAATTCAGAGCACGCACTTTCGAAGCATTTCAAAAGCATTTGAAACCCATAAAAGGAATTCATGAATTATTGGCCAAAATCAACGTTCCAATAGGCGTGGCTTCAAATGGCCCGGCCGATAAAATAAGACTCAATTTAACCACCACCCAATTGATTGATAAATTTGAGGGGAATATTTTTAGTGCTTATGACATTAATAGTTGGAAACCCAATCCCGAATTATATCTTCATGCAGCCAAAACCATGGGATTTGAAGTTAAAGATTGCGTTATTATCGAAGACAGTCCTGCCGGTGTTCAGGCAGCTTTAGCAGGAGGTTTTGACGTTTTTGGTTTTACCAATCACGCTAATTTTGATGCTTTACAGCAAATGAATATTCCGCTATTTGATGATATGACACAACTTAATTTACTTTTACAATAA
- a CDS encoding HAD family hydrolase, with protein sequence MKFKAVLFDLDGTLVNSLIDIADSINKVLQERNFPTHSYEVINDFIGSGLRNLVTKALPETHKDEATIESTFQAMMTNYRENCTNKTIAYDGIMELLDELKSKNIKLAVLSNKADELTKKIGLTLFPDYFEIVMGLKSEATKKPNPAAAIEISKDLGFSTEEFLYVGDSGIDMQTAKNANMHAVGVLWGYRPEEELVTEGAQSIINHPLELLELL encoded by the coding sequence ATGAAATTTAAAGCAGTACTGTTCGACTTAGACGGAACCCTCGTAAACTCACTTATAGACATCGCCGATTCGATTAACAAGGTGCTTCAGGAACGCAACTTCCCTACTCATAGTTACGAAGTCATCAATGATTTTATAGGCAGCGGACTTCGAAATTTGGTTACCAAAGCACTTCCCGAAACCCATAAAGACGAAGCAACTATCGAAAGTACTTTTCAAGCCATGATGACAAATTACCGCGAGAATTGTACCAACAAAACCATAGCCTACGACGGAATTATGGAGCTTTTAGATGAATTAAAATCTAAAAACATCAAATTAGCCGTATTATCCAATAAAGCCGATGAACTGACCAAGAAAATTGGACTTACATTATTTCCTGATTATTTCGAAATTGTCATGGGTTTAAAGAGCGAGGCAACAAAAAAACCAAATCCGGCAGCTGCCATTGAAATCAGCAAAGATTTAGGTTTTTCTACTGAAGAATTCCTTTATGTTGGTGATTCGGGGATTGATATGCAAACGGCAAAAAATGCCAATATGCATGCAGTAGGTGTGCTTTGGGGTTACAGACCAGAAGAAGAATTAGTTACCGAAGGTGCCCAATCAATCATCAATCATCCGCTAGAATTATTGGAACTTTTATAA
- a CDS encoding CPBP family intramembrane glutamic endopeptidase — MFIEQGIHSGNKFWKYLLGSLFIITASFVGQLPLLLAVIGKTILSGASYPETNEGVMRFFEPNLTLFLLLISFVFAFGGIYFVVKYLHRQTLLSVTTSRKKVDWSRIWFSFGLWSVFSIVTTLVFYFSNPSLYVLDFKPIPFAVLFIIAVVLIPVQTSTEEYVFRGYLMQGFANLARNKWFPLLMTSVIFGGMHFFNPEVTKVGNIIFVYYIGTGLFLGIITLMDEGMELALGFHAANNLIGALLITSDWSAFQTHSIFKDLSEPQAGVDVILPVVLVYPLLLFVFSKKYQWNNWKEKLTGRIDVNK, encoded by the coding sequence ATGTTTATAGAACAAGGAATTCATTCGGGAAATAAATTTTGGAAATATTTATTGGGTTCGCTTTTTATTATTACGGCTTCTTTTGTAGGACAGCTTCCTTTATTATTGGCGGTTATTGGAAAAACAATTCTTAGCGGAGCGAGTTATCCGGAAACAAATGAGGGGGTGATGCGTTTTTTTGAGCCTAATCTTACTCTTTTTTTATTATTAATTTCGTTTGTGTTTGCTTTTGGAGGAATCTATTTTGTTGTCAAATATTTGCATCGACAAACATTACTATCGGTAACCACTTCCAGAAAAAAAGTCGATTGGAGCAGAATTTGGTTTTCTTTCGGATTGTGGTCGGTATTTTCAATTGTAACAACATTAGTGTTTTATTTTTCGAATCCCAGTTTGTATGTTTTAGATTTTAAACCCATTCCTTTTGCTGTTTTGTTTATTATTGCGGTGGTATTAATTCCTGTTCAAACCAGTACCGAAGAGTATGTTTTTAGAGGTTATTTGATGCAGGGCTTTGCTAATTTGGCTCGAAATAAATGGTTTCCTTTATTGATGACTTCGGTTATTTTTGGAGGAATGCACTTTTTTAATCCCGAAGTTACCAAAGTAGGAAACATCATTTTTGTCTATTATATCGGGACGGGATTGTTTCTGGGAATCATTACTTTGATGGATGAAGGGATGGAATTGGCCTTAGGTTTTCATGCTGCCAATAACCTAATCGGAGCTTTGTTAATCACTTCGGATTGGTCGGCTTTTCAAACCCATTCTATTTTTAAAGATTTGTCAGAACCTCAGGCGGGAGTAGATGTTATTTTGCCGGTAGTGCTGGTTTACCCTTTACTTTTGTTTGTTTTTAGTAAAAAGTACCAATGGAACAATTGGAAAGAAAAACTCACGGGTCGAATTGATGTAAACAAATAA
- a CDS encoding DUF1697 domain-containing protein — protein MTTHLALLRGINVSGHNMMKMDALQKMLENIGFTNVTTYIQTGNVFVTTEEENPAAVGFKIKQEIFKAFGHDVPVVVTNKADLESCLNNNLFIKEKEVDTKKLYVAFVSMELHKDRIHDLKMSAVKPDEVHIDKNRIYIKYAVSAGKTRLDQKYIEKRLNLIATIRNWNTVNQLLKMYEEFESE, from the coding sequence ATGACTACACATTTGGCTTTACTTCGCGGTATTAATGTTTCCGGGCACAACATGATGAAAATGGATGCCTTGCAAAAAATGCTCGAAAACATTGGATTTACCAACGTAACCACTTACATCCAAACCGGAAATGTATTCGTAACAACCGAAGAAGAAAATCCGGCCGCTGTAGGTTTCAAAATCAAGCAGGAAATTTTCAAAGCCTTTGGCCATGATGTTCCTGTAGTGGTAACCAATAAAGCCGATTTAGAATCCTGCTTAAACAACAATCTCTTTATAAAAGAAAAAGAGGTTGATACTAAAAAACTCTATGTGGCTTTTGTATCGATGGAATTACACAAAGACCGAATTCACGACCTTAAAATGAGCGCTGTAAAACCTGATGAAGTACATATTGACAAAAACAGAATTTACATTAAATATGCTGTTTCAGCCGGAAAAACCAGATTAGATCAAAAATATATCGAGAAAAGATTGAATCTTATTGCTACAATCCGAAACTGGAATACGGTAAATCAGTTGCTAAAAATGTATGAGGAATTCGAATCAGAATAA
- a CDS encoding AMP-binding protein, which yields MRKVTYRNIHNFFKFNGVHFDSNGLRVAAYYLIKEGNEYEKSIGDFLLDWFDDNPYIDLQTSGTTGTPKIIRKNKQALVNSALATGDFFKLKPGDTALCCLPVQFIAGKMMLVRSFILGLEIDFVAPNTNPLENVNKKYDFVAMVPLQVQNSLNELHKVKKLIIGGAKMANSLENKLLNVSTKVYETYGMTETITHIAAKKIGERAFSILPNVSISQNENDCLVIDAPQLSEERLFTNDLVQIINDNQFVLLGRIDNVVNSGGVKLIPEKIEEKLADAIAARFFVGGIPDADLGEKLVLVIEGEKQVLDDFIFTVLDKYEKPKAVFFVPEFEITESGKIKRKAILKALE from the coding sequence ATGAGAAAAGTTACTTATAGAAATATTCATAATTTTTTTAAATTCAACGGAGTTCATTTTGACAGTAATGGATTGCGGGTTGCAGCTTATTATCTGATAAAAGAAGGCAATGAGTATGAAAAATCCATAGGCGATTTTTTACTCGATTGGTTTGATGATAATCCCTATATCGATTTGCAGACTTCCGGAACTACGGGAACACCTAAAATTATTCGAAAAAACAAACAGGCTTTAGTTAATTCGGCTTTAGCCACAGGAGATTTTTTTAAATTAAAGCCAGGTGATACTGCTTTGTGTTGTTTACCGGTTCAGTTTATTGCCGGCAAAATGATGCTGGTTAGGAGTTTTATTTTAGGTTTGGAAATTGATTTTGTCGCTCCAAATACCAATCCCTTAGAAAATGTAAACAAAAAATATGATTTTGTTGCGATGGTTCCTTTGCAGGTTCAAAACTCGTTGAACGAATTGCATAAGGTTAAAAAACTCATTATTGGCGGTGCTAAGATGGCTAATTCTTTAGAAAATAAACTCTTAAATGTTAGCACTAAAGTTTATGAAACCTACGGAATGACCGAAACCATTACGCATATAGCCGCTAAGAAAATAGGGGAGCGGGCTTTTTCTATTTTGCCCAATGTAAGCATTTCTCAAAATGAAAATGATTGTTTGGTTATTGATGCGCCACAACTGAGCGAGGAACGTCTGTTTACGAACGATTTGGTACAAATTATCAATGATAATCAGTTTGTACTTTTAGGGCGTATTGATAATGTGGTGAATAGTGGTGGTGTCAAACTGATTCCTGAAAAAATAGAAGAAAAATTAGCCGATGCAATTGCGGCTCGTTTCTTTGTAGGGGGTATTCCTGATGCTGATTTAGGAGAAAAATTAGTTTTAGTTATCGAAGGTGAAAAACAAGTGCTTGATGACTTTATTTTTACAGTTTTGGATAAATACGAAAAACCCAAGGCAGTATTTTTTGTCCCGGAATTTGAAATAACCGAAAGCGGAAAAATCAAGCGAAAAGCCATTTTGAAGGCTTTAGAATAA
- a CDS encoding M28 family peptidase, giving the protein MKKIIYFLAFSCIASCQSTKETATKSLFSPIKYSNSITADELKTHLYIVASDSMQGRETGSIGQKKAGKYLISQYQKDKIPFPKGAQNYYQHVPEAFLNAKRSQKLPDSENIWAYIEGTEKPDEVIVISAHYDHVGTKNDAIFNGADDDASGTVALLEMAQAFKLAKKEGHGPKRSILLLHVTAEEHGLHGSRYYTENPLFPLKNTVANINIDMIGRRDDIHPNTNNYVYLIGADRLSTELHQICTSVNEKYVNLDLDFRFNARNDPNNFYGRSDHYNFAKNGIPSVFIFNGVHADYHRKTDTPDKIEYDALAKRAQLAFNIAWELANRENRIVVDKK; this is encoded by the coding sequence ATGAAAAAAATAATTTACTTCCTTGCCTTTAGCTGTATCGCATCTTGTCAAAGTACTAAAGAAACGGCCACTAAAAGCCTCTTTTCTCCAATAAAATATAGTAATTCCATCACTGCTGATGAACTAAAAACACATCTTTATATTGTAGCCAGCGATTCGATGCAAGGTCGTGAAACGGGTTCTATTGGTCAAAAAAAAGCTGGCAAATACCTCATTAGTCAATATCAAAAAGACAAAATCCCTTTTCCTAAAGGAGCTCAAAATTATTACCAGCACGTCCCGGAAGCTTTTTTGAATGCTAAACGCAGTCAAAAATTACCGGATTCTGAAAATATTTGGGCATACATTGAAGGAACTGAAAAACCAGATGAAGTCATTGTAATCTCTGCACATTATGATCATGTAGGTACAAAAAATGATGCTATTTTTAACGGTGCCGATGATGATGCTTCCGGAACTGTAGCCTTACTCGAAATGGCTCAGGCTTTTAAATTGGCTAAAAAAGAAGGCCACGGCCCAAAACGTTCTATTTTATTACTCCATGTTACCGCCGAAGAGCACGGTTTACATGGTTCCCGCTATTATACCGAAAATCCTTTGTTTCCTTTAAAAAACACGGTTGCCAATATTAATATTGACATGATTGGACGTCGTGACGACATCCATCCCAACACCAACAATTACGTTTATTTAATTGGAGCTGACCGACTTTCAACTGAATTGCATCAGATTTGTACTTCAGTAAACGAAAAATACGTTAATCTGGATTTAGATTTCAGATTCAATGCACGTAATGATCCTAACAATTTCTATGGACGCTCCGATCATTATAATTTTGCTAAAAACGGCATTCCATCCGTTTTTATTTTTAATGGTGTACACGCTGATTATCACAGAAAAACAGATACTCCTGACAAAATAGAATACGATGCTCTGGCAAAAAGAGCCCAACTTGCCTTTAACATCGCCTGGGAATTAGCCAACAGAGAAAACCGAATTGTGGTGGATAAAAAATAA
- a CDS encoding outer membrane beta-barrel family protein, with translation MRQSLRFFLSLTLLFTCLSSFAKIDDPTVDQAKEKVKISGTVIEKTTKQPLEYATVTITDTKSSKPIAGGITNAKGVFSIEVAKGIYNIKIEFISFKSIQFNQRNIEKNTDLGTIALAEDVAQLNEVVVRAEKSTVEIKLDKKVYNVGQDMIVKGGTVSDVLENVPSVTVDVEGNVSLRGNENVRIFIDGRPSNALNMADALRQIPADAIDKVEVITNPSARYDAEGGAGILNIILKKGKNLGFNGSFITSVGIPETYGLSANLNYKTEKLNFFTSTGYDYRTSEGSGKTNSTYFDSSDAISKYIDETRNTERLRKGISSKTGIEWTVAPNTFWTNSVSYRDNRGSNNDIVYFNSFDANRNFTSTRSRLSEGDDNGRDLEFASNFLKNFNNEGHKLTMDFSYATNTDNENSLITDEILNSTTAPKYDITKNNEEQNQLQLQLDYVLPLKEGSQFEAGYKGNFNNLDSKYNITSNSSENSYLSNTLEYKEQINAFYAQYGFKANKFSYLFGLRWEDTKIDVNLLDTNDFNTKKYNNLFPSAFINYEISDESSISLSYSKRLSRPRGRFLNPATNYSSNINLFRGNPDLNPSFTDKFDLGYLKKWEKLTLNTSIYFENTKSVFSFVRFPTGDIVEEMIDNTDDDIDNPTLTETPVILSTPINLGREQKIGFEFTLNYSPFKIWKINSSFNLSSAKTTGENTYKDIDGNDVTQSLDNEAFSWFSRLSSRLTLPAKVDWQLTGMYFSPRNTAQGKSLGNYVVNMAFSKDILKDKATIAFNVSDLFNSRKMMSETDLTSVTSYNEFQWRRRQFNLSFTYRLNMKKTDKDKNMPKNNGDGGGEGGGEFPG, from the coding sequence ATGCGACAATCATTAAGATTCTTTTTAAGTCTCACATTGCTTTTTACTTGCCTGAGCAGTTTTGCTAAAATAGACGATCCAACAGTAGATCAGGCAAAAGAAAAAGTAAAAATATCAGGGACTGTAATTGAAAAAACAACAAAACAACCCTTAGAATACGCTACAGTAACTATTACTGATACCAAAAGTTCAAAACCTATTGCAGGTGGAATTACAAATGCTAAAGGTGTTTTTTCTATTGAAGTCGCCAAAGGAATTTACAACATAAAAATTGAATTTATTTCTTTCAAATCCATTCAGTTCAATCAACGTAACATCGAAAAAAATACTGATTTAGGAACTATTGCACTGGCTGAAGATGTAGCGCAACTGAACGAAGTAGTGGTTCGTGCCGAAAAATCGACTGTCGAAATTAAATTAGACAAAAAAGTCTATAACGTAGGTCAAGACATGATTGTAAAAGGTGGAACGGTAAGCGATGTACTGGAAAATGTACCATCAGTTACGGTAGATGTTGAAGGAAATGTAAGTTTAAGAGGAAACGAAAACGTACGTATTTTTATCGACGGTCGCCCTTCGAATGCTTTGAATATGGCCGATGCCTTGCGCCAAATTCCTGCTGATGCTATTGACAAAGTAGAAGTTATTACCAATCCATCAGCCCGTTATGATGCCGAAGGTGGTGCTGGTATCTTGAATATTATTTTGAAAAAAGGAAAAAATCTGGGCTTCAACGGAAGTTTTATTACTTCTGTAGGTATTCCTGAAACTTATGGATTAAGTGCTAATTTGAATTACAAAACCGAAAAGTTAAACTTTTTCACTTCTACCGGATACGATTATAGAACCAGCGAAGGATCAGGTAAAACCAATTCTACTTATTTTGATTCTAGTGATGCTATAAGCAAATACATTGACGAAACCAGAAATACCGAACGTCTTAGAAAAGGAATTTCTTCAAAAACAGGTATAGAATGGACGGTTGCTCCTAATACTTTTTGGACTAACTCTGTTAGTTACCGCGATAACAGAGGATCAAACAATGACATAGTTTATTTCAATTCATTTGATGCTAATAGAAATTTTACTTCTACACGTTCTCGTTTAAGCGAAGGAGATGATAACGGTAGAGATTTAGAATTTGCTTCTAATTTTCTGAAAAACTTCAACAACGAAGGGCATAAATTAACCATGGACTTCTCTTATGCTACTAATACCGACAACGAAAACTCCCTTATTACCGACGAAATATTAAATAGCACTACTGCTCCTAAGTATGATATTACGAAAAATAACGAAGAACAAAACCAACTGCAATTGCAGCTTGATTATGTTTTACCGCTTAAAGAAGGAAGCCAGTTTGAAGCCGGTTACAAAGGAAACTTCAACAATCTGGACAGCAAATACAATATTACAAGTAACAGTAGTGAAAACAGTTACCTTTCGAATACCTTAGAATACAAAGAACAAATTAATGCCTTTTATGCACAATATGGTTTTAAGGCTAACAAATTCTCATACTTATTTGGATTACGTTGGGAAGACACTAAAATTGACGTAAACTTATTAGACACTAACGATTTTAACACTAAAAAATACAACAATTTATTTCCTAGTGCCTTTATTAACTACGAAATATCAGACGAAAGTAGTATTTCTTTAAGCTATAGCAAACGTTTATCAAGACCCAGAGGGCGTTTCTTGAATCCGGCAACAAACTATTCGAGCAATATCAACTTATTTAGAGGTAATCCTGATTTGAATCCTTCTTTTACCGACAAATTTGATTTAGGTTATCTGAAAAAGTGGGAAAAGCTAACTTTGAATACATCTATTTATTTTGAAAATACTAAAAGTGTATTCTCTTTTGTACGTTTTCCAACCGGTGATATTGTAGAGGAAATGATTGACAATACTGATGACGATATTGACAATCCTACATTAACTGAAACTCCTGTAATTTTAAGTACTCCTATCAATTTAGGGAGAGAACAAAAAATTGGTTTCGAATTTACTTTGAATTACAGTCCATTTAAAATTTGGAAAATCAACAGTAGTTTCAATCTTTCCAGTGCGAAAACAACTGGTGAAAACACATACAAAGACATTGATGGAAATGATGTTACTCAATCACTGGACAACGAAGCTTTTTCATGGTTTTCAAGATTAAGTTCGCGTTTAACACTTCCTGCCAAAGTAGATTGGCAATTAACAGGAATGTATTTTAGTCCTCGAAATACTGCTCAGGGTAAAAGTTTAGGGAATTATGTGGTAAATATGGCTTTCAGTAAAGATATTTTGAAAGATAAGGCAACAATTGCATTCAACGTAAGCGATCTTTTTAATTCCAGAAAAATGATGTCAGAAACTGATTTAACAAGTGTTACTTCGTACAACGAATTTCAATGGAGAAGAAGACAATTTAATTTGTCATTCACTTACCGTTTGAACATGAAGAAAACAGACAAAGATAAAAACATGCCAAAAAACAATGGAGATGGCGGCGGCGAAGGCGGCGGTGAATTCCCTGGATAA
- a CDS encoding ArsC/Spx/MgsR family protein translates to MIEVYHNPRCGKSRNCLAFLDNANQKYKIIKYLEEAPNYEELSALIEKLNLKPIELIRQKEKIWIDHFKNQQMTDEAIIKVMVENPILIERPIIIKGNKAIIAREADKIEAFFQDL, encoded by the coding sequence ATGATTGAAGTATATCATAACCCACGTTGTGGAAAATCAAGAAATTGTCTGGCTTTTTTAGATAATGCCAATCAGAAATATAAAATCATTAAATATCTTGAAGAAGCACCTAATTATGAAGAACTTAGTGCTTTAATAGAAAAATTAAACCTTAAACCTATTGAACTGATTCGTCAAAAAGAGAAAATTTGGATTGATCATTTTAAAAATCAACAAATGACCGATGAAGCCATAATCAAAGTAATGGTTGAAAATCCAATTTTAATCGAAAGACCCATCATTATCAAAGGAAACAAAGCCATCATAGCCCGAGAAGCCGATAAAATCGAAGCTTTTTTTCAGGACTTATAA